In Streptomyces sp. NBC_00878, a single window of DNA contains:
- a CDS encoding helix-turn-helix transcriptional regulator, which translates to MSVALVGSHGAGSICLSWPEARVVRDLHEVRSGDDVLLSCGPGMAQEVRRFSIESDVKLLPTCCWTAAVSTQPNPVVRGRRKRTVRLSHREKRIMALLASGLVTREVALNMCLTENTVRNYLSGICRKRQVRSYGRPHHSGR; encoded by the coding sequence ATGTCAGTGGCTTTGGTCGGTTCTCACGGTGCCGGATCGATTTGCCTTTCCTGGCCGGAAGCCCGGGTGGTACGCGACCTCCATGAGGTCCGTTCGGGCGATGACGTCCTTTTGTCTTGCGGACCTGGCATGGCCCAGGAAGTGAGGCGGTTCTCGATCGAGTCGGACGTCAAGTTGCTGCCCACGTGCTGTTGGACGGCGGCGGTGTCGACGCAGCCGAATCCGGTGGTGAGGGGAAGGCGAAAGCGCACGGTCCGGCTGTCGCACCGGGAAAAGCGAATTATGGCGCTGCTCGCCTCCGGCTTGGTGACCCGCGAAGTGGCCCTCAATATGTGCCTGACCGAAAATACCGTCAGGAACTACCTGAGCGGCATCTGTAGAAAGCGTCAGGTGCGGTCTTATGGGCGACCGCACCATTCGGGAAGATGA
- a CDS encoding LuxR C-terminal-related transcriptional regulator produces MGAMDNDQNGCEVSPPVGGWGLSSVQARILEGVAAGFSSGRLSRELHLSSKTIDYHVRVMSDKLQAPNRVSLVSRAFVLQILRTDSWPPRIACETVD; encoded by the coding sequence ATGGGTGCCATGGATAACGATCAGAACGGCTGCGAAGTGTCCCCGCCAGTCGGTGGCTGGGGTCTCAGCTCGGTCCAGGCCAGGATCCTGGAGGGTGTTGCGGCCGGCTTCTCCAGCGGGCGACTTTCGAGAGAGTTGCACCTCAGTTCGAAGACCATCGACTATCACGTCCGCGTCATGTCCGACAAGCTGCAGGCGCCGAATCGTGTCTCTTTAGTTTCGAGGGCGTTCGTCCTCCAGATTCTGCGAACAGATTCGTGGCCCCCGCGCATTGCGTGTGAAACTGTGGATTAA
- the ispH gene encoding 4-hydroxy-3-methylbut-2-enyl diphosphate reductase, whose amino-acid sequence MSGGKQVLLAEPRSLCAGVRRAIAIIDLALEQHGAPIYVRKEIVHNHHVVREFQRRGVRFVDSEQEVPEGAVCVFSAHGVSPQVRQNADARGLDVLDATCPLVAKVHQEARRFARDGRTLLLVGHADHEEVEGTFGHAPDQTVIVETAADAEALDLPPDAPVAYLTQTTLSVDETRDIIAVLQRRFTDLRGPATDDICYASQNRQDGIRAIVDRCDLVLVVGSTNSSNSIRMVEVARRLGGRAELVPDVTRFDPTWLAGVSTVGVSAGASAPEILVDQLLDRLAELGYADTSVERVATEDIVFSPPTRLTGVADVP is encoded by the coding sequence ATGAGTGGCGGTAAGCAGGTCCTGCTGGCCGAACCGCGCAGTTTGTGTGCCGGTGTACGCCGAGCGATAGCCATCATCGACCTCGCACTGGAACAGCACGGCGCGCCGATCTACGTCCGCAAGGAGATCGTGCACAACCACCACGTGGTGCGCGAGTTCCAGCGCCGGGGTGTCCGGTTCGTCGACTCCGAGCAGGAGGTGCCGGAGGGCGCGGTGTGTGTCTTCTCCGCGCACGGCGTCTCCCCGCAAGTGCGGCAGAACGCGGACGCACGCGGGCTGGACGTGCTCGACGCGACCTGCCCCCTGGTGGCCAAGGTCCACCAGGAGGCCCGCCGGTTCGCCCGCGACGGGCGGACGTTGCTGCTGGTCGGGCACGCGGACCACGAGGAGGTCGAGGGCACCTTCGGGCACGCTCCCGACCAGACGGTCATCGTCGAGACGGCTGCCGACGCGGAGGCACTGGACCTTCCCCCCGACGCACCGGTCGCCTACCTCACCCAGACCACGCTCTCGGTGGACGAGACAAGGGACATCATCGCCGTACTCCAGCGCAGGTTCACCGACCTGCGCGGGCCCGCCACCGACGACATCTGTTATGCCAGCCAGAACCGCCAGGACGGCATCAGGGCCATCGTGGACCGGTGCGACCTGGTGCTGGTGGTCGGTTCGACCAACTCCAGTAACTCGATCCGGATGGTCGAGGTGGCGCGCAGGCTCGGCGGCAGGGCCGAACTGGTGCCGGACGTGACCCGCTTCGACCCCACGTGGCTGGCCGGCGTGAGCACGGTCGGCGTGAGCGCCGGAGCGAGCGCGCCGGAGATCCTCGTCGACCAGCTGCTCGACCGGCTCGCCGAACTGGGTTACGCGGATACGTCCGTGGAACGGGTGGCGACCGAGGACATCGTGTTCTCCCCGCCCACGCGGCTGACCGGAGTGGCGGACGTGCCGTGA
- a CDS encoding ABC transporter ATP-binding protein, producing the protein MAEIILEGVTKRFPDGALAVKDVDLDIADGEFVILVGPSGCGKSTTLNMIAGLEDITEGTLRIGDRVVNDLAPKERDIAMVFQSYALYPHMNVAENMGFPLRLAKVDKATINAKVTEAARVLDLTEHLDRKPANLSGGQRQRVAMGRAIVRDPKAFLMDEPLSNLDAKLRVQMRTQISRLQRRLGTTTVYVTHDQTEAMTLGDRVVVMRQGLVQQIGTPAELYDFPRNIFVAGFIGSPAMNFLNATLEGGALRSPLGDLPLDDRTRQALERQNAPREVIVGLRPEAFEDVALAHDRARTGPVFTATVEVLESLGSDVYIYFSAEGGPATTTELEELARDSGQRDTGADASHMVARLDAATRAREGEPVELRVDMAKAHVFAPATGENLTHPVRVN; encoded by the coding sequence ATGGCCGAGATCATCCTTGAGGGAGTCACCAAGCGATTCCCCGACGGGGCCCTCGCCGTGAAGGACGTGGACCTCGACATCGCCGACGGCGAGTTCGTGATCCTGGTCGGTCCGTCCGGATGCGGCAAGTCCACCACCCTGAACATGATCGCTGGACTCGAGGACATCACCGAGGGGACCCTGCGCATCGGAGACCGGGTCGTCAACGACCTCGCTCCCAAGGAACGCGACATCGCCATGGTGTTCCAGAGCTATGCCCTGTACCCGCACATGAACGTCGCGGAGAACATGGGCTTCCCGCTGCGCCTGGCCAAGGTGGACAAGGCCACCATCAACGCCAAGGTGACGGAAGCCGCCCGGGTCCTCGACCTGACCGAGCACCTGGACCGCAAGCCCGCCAACCTCTCGGGCGGTCAGCGCCAGCGGGTGGCCATGGGCCGGGCGATCGTCCGTGACCCCAAGGCGTTCCTGATGGACGAGCCGCTGTCCAACCTGGACGCCAAACTCCGGGTACAGATGCGCACCCAGATCTCCCGGCTGCAGCGGCGCCTCGGCACGACCACCGTGTACGTCACCCACGACCAGACCGAGGCGATGACGCTCGGCGACCGGGTCGTGGTCATGCGGCAGGGCCTGGTCCAGCAGATCGGCACACCCGCCGAGCTGTACGACTTCCCGCGCAACATCTTCGTCGCGGGCTTCATCGGCTCCCCGGCGATGAACTTCCTGAACGCGACCCTGGAGGGCGGCGCCCTGCGTTCACCCCTGGGCGACCTGCCTCTCGACGACCGTACGAGGCAGGCGCTGGAACGGCAGAACGCGCCCCGGGAGGTCATCGTCGGGCTGCGACCGGAGGCATTCGAGGACGTGGCCCTGGCGCACGACCGGGCCCGGACGGGCCCGGTCTTCACCGCCACCGTGGAGGTACTGGAGTCGCTGGGCTCCGATGTGTACATCTACTTCAGCGCGGAGGGCGGGCCCGCGACGACCACCGAACTGGAGGAACTCGCCAGGGACTCGGGCCAGCGCGACACCGGCGCCGACGCCTCCCACATGGTGGCCCGCCTGGACGCCGCCACGCGTGCCCGCGAGGGCGAACCCGTGGAGCTGCGGGTCGACATGGCCAAGGCCCACGTGTTCGCCCCGGCGACCGGAGAGAACCTCACGCATCCAGTGAGGGTGAACTGA
- the ispG gene encoding flavodoxin-dependent (E)-4-hydroxy-3-methylbut-2-enyl-diphosphate synthase, whose translation MPLPRKDEAPFSVATRRTSRQIMVGTVPVGGDAPVSVQSMTTTPTTDIDATLQQIAELTAAGCEIVRVAVPSADDAAALPVIARKSGIPVIADIHFQPKYVFAAIDAGCAAVRVNPGNIRQFDDQVGTIARAAKDAGIPIRIGVNAGSLDKRLLHKHGGVTPEALVESALWECSLFEEHGFTDLKISVKHHDPVVMIEAYRKLAGRCDYPLHLGVTEAGPRFQGTVKSAAAFGALLSEGIGDTIRVSLSAPPVEEIKVGAQILESLGLRPRGLDIVSCPSCGRAQVDVHTLAERVTAALEGFPVPLRVAVMGCVVNGPGEAREADIGVAAGNGKGQIFVKGKVIRTVPESQIVETLLAEAARIAEEMGVDVEA comes from the coding sequence ATGCCCTTGCCACGCAAGGACGAGGCCCCGTTCTCGGTGGCCACGCGGCGGACGTCCCGCCAGATCATGGTGGGCACGGTGCCGGTCGGCGGCGACGCGCCGGTGTCGGTGCAGTCGATGACCACCACGCCCACCACCGACATCGACGCCACGCTGCAGCAGATCGCCGAGCTCACTGCGGCGGGCTGCGAGATCGTGCGGGTCGCCGTGCCGTCGGCGGACGACGCGGCCGCGCTGCCGGTGATCGCCCGCAAGTCGGGCATCCCGGTGATCGCCGACATCCACTTCCAACCGAAGTACGTGTTCGCCGCGATCGACGCCGGCTGCGCCGCGGTGAGGGTCAACCCCGGCAACATCCGCCAGTTCGACGACCAGGTCGGCACGATCGCCCGTGCGGCCAAGGACGCGGGCATCCCGATCCGGATCGGCGTGAACGCCGGGTCGCTGGACAAACGGTTGCTGCACAAGCACGGCGGCGTCACCCCGGAGGCGCTGGTGGAGTCGGCGTTGTGGGAGTGCTCGTTGTTCGAGGAGCACGGCTTCACCGACCTGAAGATCTCGGTGAAGCACCACGACCCGGTGGTGATGATCGAGGCGTATCGCAAGCTCGCCGGCCGGTGCGACTACCCGCTGCACCTCGGCGTGACCGAGGCAGGCCCCCGGTTCCAGGGCACTGTCAAGTCCGCGGCCGCGTTCGGCGCGCTGCTCTCGGAGGGCATCGGCGACACCATCCGCGTCTCGCTCTCCGCACCACCGGTCGAGGAGATCAAGGTCGGCGCGCAGATCCTGGAGTCGCTCGGGTTGAGGCCACGGGGACTGGACATCGTGTCGTGCCCGTCCTGCGGCCGGGCCCAGGTCGATGTGCACACCCTCGCCGAGCGGGTCACCGCGGCACTCGAGGGGTTCCCGGTGCCGTTGCGGGTGGCGGTGATGGGCTGTGTCGTCAACGGGCCTGGCGAGGCGCGCGAGGCCGACATCGGTGTCGCCGCCGGCAACGGCAAGGGCCAGATCTTCGTCAAGGGCAAGGTGATCCGCACGGTCCCCGAGTCACAGATCGTGGAGACCCTCCTGGCCGAGGCCGCACGCATCGCCGAGGAGATGGGCGTGGACGTCGAGGCGTGA
- a CDS encoding carbohydrate ABC transporter permease — protein sequence MAEVGKTHAARWGVINVVVVLYALFPVWWIAALSFKDPSTLTDGDYIPRDWTLENYRGIFDTSEFTRALINSIGIALISTVIAVALGTMAAYAVARLRFPGKRVLIGMSLLIAMFPPISLVSPLFNIERIIGIFDTWIGLIIPYMTFSLPLAIYTLSAFFREIPWDLEKAAKVDGATPAQAFRMVIVPLAAPGVFTTAILVFIFCWNDFLFAISLTSTESARTVPAAIAFFTGSSQFQQPTGSIAAAAVVITIPIIIFVLFFQRRIVAGLTSGAVKG from the coding sequence ATGGCCGAGGTGGGAAAGACCCATGCCGCCCGATGGGGTGTCATCAACGTGGTGGTGGTGCTGTACGCCCTGTTCCCGGTGTGGTGGATCGCGGCGCTGTCGTTCAAGGACCCCAGCACCCTCACGGACGGCGACTACATCCCCAGGGACTGGACCCTGGAGAACTACCGGGGCATCTTCGACACCTCCGAGTTCACCCGTGCGCTGATCAACTCCATCGGTATCGCCCTGATCTCCACGGTGATCGCGGTGGCGCTGGGCACCATGGCCGCCTACGCGGTGGCCAGGCTGCGCTTCCCCGGCAAGCGGGTGCTCATCGGCATGTCACTGCTGATCGCCATGTTCCCCCCGATCTCCCTGGTGTCACCGCTGTTCAACATCGAGCGGATCATCGGGATCTTCGACACCTGGATCGGGCTGATCATCCCGTACATGACCTTCTCCCTGCCGCTCGCGATCTACACCCTGTCGGCCTTCTTCCGGGAGATCCCCTGGGATCTGGAGAAGGCCGCCAAGGTCGACGGGGCGACGCCCGCGCAGGCCTTCCGGATGGTCATCGTGCCGCTGGCCGCGCCTGGCGTGTTCACCACGGCCATCCTCGTGTTCATCTTCTGCTGGAACGACTTCCTGTTCGCGATCTCGCTGACGTCCACCGAGTCCGCGCGCACGGTGCCTGCCGCGATCGCGTTCTTCACCGGAAGCTCCCAGTTCCAGCAGCCCACCGGGTCGATCGCCGCCGCCGCTGTGGTCATCACCATCCCGATCATCATCTTCGTCCTGTTCTTCCAGCGGCGGATCGTCGCCGGACTGACCTCCGGGGCAGTCAAGGGCTGA
- a CDS encoding carbohydrate ABC transporter permease, which yields MNQTEHTEPDQAALSAGARQERRLGWLLCAPAVVVMIAVTAYPIGYAIYLSLQRYDLRFPGRAEFVGLSNYGAVLSSPFWWDAFWVTLFITTVSVAIELVLGMMLALVMHRTIFWRGVVRTSVLIPYGIVTVVAAFSWQYAWTPDLGYLAELLPSGDAPLTEQWPALWLIILAEVWKTTPFMALLLLAGLALVPEETLKAAMVDGATAWQRFTKIMLPLMKPAILVALLFRTLDAFRIFDNIYILTGGAQGTGSLSILGYDNLFTALNLGIGSAISVLIFICVGIIAFTFVKMFGAAAPGAEVKR from the coding sequence GTGAACCAGACGGAGCATACGGAGCCGGACCAAGCGGCGCTCTCGGCGGGCGCCAGGCAGGAGCGGCGGCTCGGCTGGCTGCTCTGCGCACCCGCCGTTGTCGTCATGATCGCCGTGACCGCCTACCCCATCGGGTACGCCATCTATCTGTCCCTCCAGCGGTACGACCTGCGCTTCCCCGGACGGGCCGAGTTCGTGGGCCTGAGCAACTACGGGGCTGTGCTGTCCTCCCCGTTCTGGTGGGACGCCTTCTGGGTCACGCTGTTCATTACCACCGTCTCCGTGGCGATCGAACTGGTCCTCGGAATGATGCTCGCCCTGGTGATGCACCGCACGATCTTCTGGCGCGGCGTCGTCCGCACGTCGGTCCTCATTCCGTACGGGATCGTCACCGTGGTCGCCGCCTTCTCCTGGCAGTACGCCTGGACCCCGGACCTCGGATACCTCGCCGAGCTGTTGCCCAGCGGGGACGCCCCGCTGACCGAGCAGTGGCCCGCGCTCTGGCTGATCATCCTCGCCGAGGTGTGGAAGACGACGCCGTTCATGGCCCTGCTGCTGCTCGCGGGCCTCGCGCTGGTCCCCGAGGAGACCCTGAAGGCGGCCATGGTGGACGGTGCCACCGCCTGGCAGCGCTTCACCAAGATCATGCTGCCGCTGATGAAACCGGCCATCCTGGTGGCACTGCTCTTCCGCACACTGGACGCGTTCCGGATCTTCGACAACATCTACATCCTGACCGGGGGCGCCCAGGGGACCGGCTCCCTGTCGATCCTCGGGTACGACAACCTGTTCACCGCGCTGAACCTGGGCATCGGGTCGGCGATCTCGGTCCTGATCTTCATCTGCGTCGGGATCATCGCCTTCACCTTCGTCAAGATGTTCGGCGCTGCCGCACCCGGCGCGGAGGTGAAGCGCTGA
- a CDS encoding 1-deoxy-D-xylulose-5-phosphate synthase has translation MALLETVRDPARLRELTAGELRDLAGEIRAFLIERVSATGGHLGPNLGVVELTIALHTVFESPRDRLLWDTGHQSYVHKILTGRQAGFDRLRKSGGVSGYPSREESEHDLVENSHASTALSYADGLARADAHLDRRDRATVAIIGDGAMTGGMAWEALNNIAGGPERPLVIVLNDNQRSYAPTVGGLAEHLADLRAGRGPGVFEQLGLGYLGPVDGHDLSAVQDSLRHAVTLGGPVVVHVITAKGKGYRHTETNDLDLGHAVKPMDPHTGQALKASPPSFTSVFGEKLVELAEQRDDLVAITAAMTEPTGLLPLQRRFPHRVIDVGIAEQHAVTMAAGLSMGGVHPVVAIYSTFVNRALDQLLMDVALHRRPVTFVLDRSGVTGDDGPSHNGMWDLSVLQVVPGLRIAAPRDGTRLAELLAEAVAWHEGPTLLRFPKGPAGEDLPATATFNGLDVLRRSGRLDVLIIAVGALAGLALTVADGVRAQGIGVTVVDPRWVTPVNPALADLARRHRLAITVEDNSRAGGVGSAIAQALRDADVHTPLREFGIPRRFLSHGSRAEVLAACGLTAQNITRVVVELLTGLDAAPASAGIDDPGTWPVHSGEEH, from the coding sequence ATGGCGCTGCTGGAAACCGTGCGCGACCCGGCGCGGCTGCGTGAGCTGACCGCCGGGGAGCTCCGCGACCTCGCCGGGGAGATCCGCGCGTTCCTGATCGAGCGGGTCTCCGCGACCGGTGGACACCTCGGGCCCAACCTGGGTGTGGTTGAGCTGACCATCGCGTTGCACACGGTGTTCGAGTCCCCGCGGGACCGGTTGCTGTGGGACACCGGGCACCAGTCCTACGTGCACAAGATCCTGACGGGCCGCCAGGCCGGGTTCGACCGGCTGCGCAAGTCGGGCGGGGTCTCCGGCTACCCGAGCCGCGAGGAGTCCGAGCACGACCTGGTGGAGAACTCGCACGCGTCCACCGCGCTGTCCTATGCGGACGGGCTGGCCAGGGCGGACGCCCACCTCGACCGACGCGACCGGGCGACCGTCGCGATCATCGGCGACGGCGCGATGACCGGCGGCATGGCCTGGGAGGCGCTCAACAACATCGCGGGCGGGCCGGAGCGGCCGCTCGTCATCGTGCTCAACGACAACCAGCGCTCCTACGCGCCGACCGTCGGCGGGCTGGCCGAGCACCTGGCCGACCTGCGCGCCGGGCGCGGGCCGGGCGTGTTCGAACAACTCGGGCTCGGTTACCTCGGCCCCGTCGACGGTCACGACCTCTCCGCCGTCCAGGACTCCCTGCGCCACGCGGTAACGCTGGGCGGGCCGGTGGTGGTGCATGTGATCACCGCCAAGGGCAAGGGATACCGGCACACCGAGACCAACGACCTCGACCTCGGCCACGCCGTCAAACCGATGGACCCGCACACCGGGCAGGCGCTGAAGGCGTCGCCCCCGTCGTTCACGTCGGTGTTCGGCGAGAAGCTGGTCGAACTGGCCGAGCAGCGCGACGACCTCGTGGCGATCACGGCCGCGATGACCGAGCCGACCGGGCTCCTGCCGCTGCAGCGCAGGTTTCCGCACCGGGTGATCGACGTCGGCATCGCCGAGCAGCACGCGGTCACGATGGCCGCCGGGTTGTCCATGGGCGGCGTGCATCCGGTGGTGGCCATCTACTCCACGTTCGTCAACCGCGCGCTCGACCAACTGCTCATGGACGTCGCGCTGCACCGCCGCCCGGTGACGTTCGTCCTCGACCGGTCAGGGGTGACCGGCGACGACGGGCCGAGCCACAACGGCATGTGGGACCTGTCGGTGCTGCAGGTGGTGCCGGGGCTGCGGATCGCGGCGCCGCGGGACGGCACCCGGCTGGCCGAACTGCTGGCTGAGGCGGTGGCGTGGCACGAAGGTCCGACACTGCTGCGGTTCCCCAAAGGCCCCGCCGGTGAGGACCTGCCCGCCACCGCCACGTTCAACGGGCTTGACGTGCTGCGCCGTTCCGGCCGGCTGGACGTGCTGATCATCGCGGTAGGCGCGCTGGCCGGGCTCGCGCTCACCGTCGCCGACGGTGTGCGGGCACAGGGCATCGGGGTGACGGTGGTGGACCCGAGGTGGGTCACCCCGGTCAACCCCGCGCTGGCCGACCTGGCCCGCCGCCACCGGCTCGCGATCACGGTCGAGGACAACAGCCGCGCGGGTGGTGTCGGTTCCGCGATCGCGCAGGCGTTGCGGGACGCCGACGTGCACACCCCGCTGCGCGAGTTCGGCATTCCGAGGCGGTTCCTCAGCCACGGCTCCAGGGCCGAGGTACTCGCCGCCTGCGGGCTGACCGCGCAGAACATCACCAGGGTCGTGGTGGAGCTGCTGACCGGCCTCGACGCCGCACCGGCGTCGGCAGGCATCGACGACCCCGGCACCTGGCCGGTTCACTCAGGGGAGGAACATTGA
- a CDS encoding CdaR family transcriptional regulator, with translation MVEMLGRSLSPVEALRSTPEEDGVADFRAKVRAAGQEWTGNKPDELVELLTKAAAGDPRLAAIVRAGGSLLQDFLDGYQQKTTADDSRDLAGDLADGHPLPADVLEGLTPRYLIAVVRLAEPGREVAALRAVAGEHTLLTHRDGNVVLFIPTAGPDSGERSVTRLTQCLGGRGWLATAERDRARLVDGFNEASYVLRLVVAGLRPSGAYTISDVLVEYAVTLHEKVRTDLAAVIRPLRAHKVLWETLTAFVDSDYSRNKAARSLFIHRSTLDYRLRRIGDVTGCDPTSGRGAQMLTAAMIAEALQEDDQVCADRRAGRRVADRA, from the coding sequence ATGGTCGAAATGTTAGGCAGGTCGTTATCCCCGGTCGAGGCGCTCCGCTCGACGCCGGAAGAGGACGGGGTCGCTGACTTCAGGGCGAAGGTGCGGGCCGCAGGGCAGGAGTGGACCGGTAACAAGCCGGACGAGCTGGTTGAGCTGTTGACCAAGGCGGCGGCAGGTGATCCGAGGCTGGCCGCCATCGTGCGCGCCGGGGGTAGCCTGCTGCAGGACTTCCTCGACGGATACCAGCAAAAAACCACTGCGGATGATTCGCGTGATCTGGCAGGCGACCTCGCCGACGGTCATCCGCTGCCCGCGGACGTGCTCGAAGGGCTTACTCCTCGATACCTGATCGCCGTGGTGAGGCTTGCGGAGCCCGGACGCGAGGTGGCTGCGTTACGCGCGGTGGCGGGAGAGCACACGCTGCTGACGCACCGGGACGGCAACGTCGTCCTCTTCATCCCGACAGCCGGTCCAGACAGCGGCGAACGCTCGGTGACGAGGCTGACCCAGTGTCTTGGCGGCAGGGGCTGGCTCGCGACTGCGGAACGGGACAGAGCACGCCTCGTCGATGGGTTCAACGAGGCGTCCTACGTGCTGAGGCTGGTGGTGGCGGGACTGCGCCCGAGCGGTGCCTACACGATCTCGGACGTGTTGGTCGAGTATGCGGTCACGCTGCACGAGAAGGTGCGGACCGACCTGGCTGCGGTGATCAGGCCGCTTCGGGCGCACAAGGTTCTGTGGGAGACGTTGACTGCCTTCGTCGACTCTGACTACAGCAGGAACAAGGCGGCCCGCAGCCTGTTCATCCACCGCAGCACGCTGGACTACCGCCTGAGGCGGATCGGAGACGTCACCGGCTGCGACCCGACCAGTGGCAGAGGCGCGCAGATGCTGACGGCGGCGATGATCGCCGAGGCCCTGCAAGAGGATGACCAGGTGTGCGCTGATCGCCGTGCAGGACGGCGCGTAGCCGACCGCGCGTAG
- a CDS encoding ABC transporter substrate-binding protein codes for MHARCGYRPVPDQNGRPRGTRWLRALAVLPLLASALAACGSDEGSGTPTLNWYNFPDDSGALQKAADRCSQASGGRYRISYNKLPRAADGQRQQLVRRLAAEDDSIDIMGLDVTWAAEFAEARWIREWTGAAKRQAVEGTLRVPLQTSTWKGKLYAVPYNTNTQLLWYRKDLVPTPPKTWAEMLDMAGALARQGKPHFVEIQGAQYEGLTVWFNTLINSAGGSILNASATEPSLGPPAVRAAGVMRDLAKSPAADPSLPNQMEDQNRLAMESGTAAFELNYPFVYPSMKANNPALFKNFRWAPYPRVDANRPARPTIGGIDLAVSAYSRHPDLAFEAALCLRNRENQLTAALEGGLPPTLRALYDEPAFMKEYPFSREVLASLESASVRPITPVYQNVSIAVSHTLSPPSGIKPVSSVNTIREQIDDALRSEGVIP; via the coding sequence GTGCACGCGAGGTGCGGCTACCGTCCCGTTCCGGATCAGAACGGACGCCCCAGAGGGACACGATGGCTGCGGGCGCTCGCCGTACTGCCGTTGCTGGCGTCGGCGCTGGCCGCTTGTGGCAGTGACGAGGGCTCCGGCACGCCCACCCTCAACTGGTACAACTTCCCCGACGACTCCGGTGCGCTGCAGAAGGCGGCCGACCGGTGCAGCCAGGCGTCGGGCGGCCGCTACCGGATCAGCTACAACAAGCTCCCGCGCGCCGCGGACGGCCAGCGCCAGCAGCTTGTCCGCAGACTCGCCGCCGAGGACGACTCGATCGACATCATGGGCCTGGACGTCACCTGGGCGGCGGAGTTCGCCGAGGCACGCTGGATCCGGGAATGGACGGGGGCGGCGAAGCGGCAGGCCGTCGAGGGCACCCTGCGCGTACCGCTGCAGACCTCGACCTGGAAAGGCAAGCTGTACGCCGTCCCGTACAACACCAACACCCAGCTCCTGTGGTACCGCAAGGACCTGGTGCCCACCCCGCCCAAGACCTGGGCCGAGATGCTGGACATGGCCGGCGCCCTCGCCCGGCAGGGCAAACCGCACTTCGTGGAGATCCAGGGCGCCCAGTACGAGGGCCTGACCGTCTGGTTCAACACGCTGATCAACAGCGCGGGCGGCTCCATCCTCAACGCGAGCGCGACCGAGCCCTCCCTCGGTCCTCCTGCCGTGCGGGCCGCCGGGGTCATGCGCGATCTGGCGAAGTCCCCGGCCGCGGACCCCTCCCTGCCCAACCAGATGGAGGACCAGAACCGCCTCGCCATGGAGTCGGGGACGGCGGCGTTCGAGCTCAACTACCCGTTCGTCTATCCGTCGATGAAGGCGAACAACCCCGCGCTGTTCAAGAACTTCCGCTGGGCGCCGTACCCCCGGGTCGACGCGAACCGCCCGGCACGGCCCACCATCGGCGGCATCGATCTGGCGGTGAGCGCCTACTCGCGCCACCCCGACCTGGCCTTCGAGGCGGCGCTGTGCCTGCGCAACCGGGAGAACCAGCTCACCGCCGCGCTCGAGGGCGGTCTGCCGCCCACCCTGCGCGCCCTGTACGACGAGCCCGCGTTCATGAAGGAGTACCCCTTCTCCCGGGAGGTGCTGGCCTCCTTGGAATCGGCGAGCGTACGCCCGATCACTCCTGTCTACCAGAACGTGTCGATCGCGGTCTCCCACACGCTGTCTCCGCCGTCCGGGATCAAACCGGTGAGTTCCGTCAACACCATCAGGGAGCAGATCGACGATGCCCTGCGATCCGAGGGTGTGATCCCGTGA